Proteins encoded within one genomic window of Brassica rapa cultivar Chiifu-401-42 chromosome A09, CAAS_Brap_v3.01, whole genome shotgun sequence:
- the LOC103839870 gene encoding uncharacterized protein LOC103839870 isoform X2, which yields MGLNPVLIIFLSSSLLIVLQNLDVANAVTCSGSFINGNSSYFQNRDNLFSTLASKVVANGGFYNASLGKSPNSVHALVLCKRGYERQDCISCVEKVTQEIQTGCPNRMDSFKWDNDDGDHVNCLVRSSNHSTFKNFQLVPAVIFPNALTIEPSKDMTLFRQQWEATVNRTIEDAAEAETSSILKYYSAVEAEFTEFPNVYILMQCTPDITSRECKICLEKCATYFKKQFWGRQGGEVSRPSCVFRWDLYAFHGAFDNVTRVPAPPGPQAQANGTFITDKKGRSNRYSGTIAIIVVPSLINLLVFIGLIKFYARRKNSYNGCNVGTAEYSDSNGQPILRFDLGSILMATNDFSSERKLGQGGFGTVHKGTLPNGQEIAVKRLTKGSGQGDLEFKNEVSLLTRLQHRNLVKLLGFCNEGDEEILIYEFVPNSSLDHFIFDEGKRSLLTWEVRFKIIEGIARGLLYLHEDSQLKIIHRDLKASNILLDAEMNPKVADFGTARLFEADETRAETRRIAGTRGYMAPEYLNHGQISAKSDVYSFGVVLLEMISGGKNNSFKGEGLAAYAWKRWVEGKPEIIIDPFLVENPSNEIIKLIQIGLLCVQENAGNRPTMNSVIVWLGSETIIIPLPNAPAFTGSMSQSEKGTTSISNVFTELSCR from the exons ATGGGTCTCAACCCTGTTTTGATAatcttcctctcttcttctcttcttattGTCCTTCAAAACCTCGACGTCGCTAACGCCGTCACGTGTAGCGGAAGCTTCATCAACGGTAACAGCAGCTACTTTCAGAATCGTGACAATCTCTTCTCCACTCTTGCTTCAAAAGTCGTCGCCAACGGCGGATTCTACAACGCCTCGCTCGGCAAAAGTCCTAACTCAGTCCACGCTCTTGTCCTCTGCAAAAGAGGCTACGAGCGGCAAGATTGTATCAGCTGTGTCGAAAAGGTGACTCAGGAGATACAAACTGGTTGTCCAAACCGAATGGATTCGTTCAAGTGGGACAATGACGATGGAGACCATGTTAATTGTCTTGTACGTTCCTCAAACCACTCAACTTTCAAGAACTTCCAGCTTGTACCTGCTGTTATATTTCCAAATGCACTTACTATCGAGCCATCCAAGGACATGACGCTTTTCAGACAACAGTGGGAAGCAACGGTTAATCGGACCATCGAGGATGCCGCAGAAGCTGAAACTTCCTCCATACTCAAGTACTACAGTGCTGTAGAAGCCGAGTTCACGGAGTTTCCAAATGTATACATTCTGATGCAATGCACGCCCGACATAACTTCCCGCGAGTGCAAGATATGTTTGGAAAAGTGTGCGACATATTTTAAGAAACAGTTTTGGGGAAGACAAGGAGGCGAGGTTAGTCGCCCGAGCTGTGTTTTCAGGTGGGATCTGTATGCTTTCCATGGTGCTTTTGATAATGTAACAAGGGTTCCTGCACCTCCTGGACCACAGGCTCAGGCAAATGGAACCTTTATAACAGACAAGAAAG GAAGAAGCAATAGGTATAGCGGAACTATTGCGATAATTGTGGTTCCTAGTCTCATTAATCTGTTGGTATTTATTGGTCTCATAAAATTCTATGCCCGGAGGAAAAACTCATACAACGGATGCAATG ttGGTACTGCAGAGTACTCTGATTCTAATGGCCAACCTATCCTACGGTTTGATCTTGGTTCAATCTTAATGGCAACCAATGACTTTTCGTCTGAACGTAAGCTTGGTCAAGGTGGATTTGGTACGGTCCATAAGGGGACATTACCAAATGGCCAAGAGATAGCTGTGAAGAGATTAACAAAAGGTTCAGGGCAAGGAGACTTAGAGTTTAAGAATGAGGTTTCACTCTTGACAAGACTCCAACATAGGAATCTAGTTAAGCTTCTTGGGTTCTGTAAtgaaggagatgaagagattCTTATCTACGAGTTTGTCCCCAACTCAAGTCTTGATCATTTTATCTTCG ACGAAGGGAAGCGTTCACTTCTTACATGGGAGGTGAGATTCAAAATTATAGAAGGCATAGCTCGAGGTCTTCTTTATCTTCATGAAGATTCTCAGCTAAAGATTATTCACCGAGACTTGAAAGCAAGCAACATCCTTTTAGATGCGGAGATGAACCCTAAAGTTGCAGACTTCGGGACCGCAAGGTTGTTCGAAGCTGATGAGACTCGAGCTGAAACAAGACGAATAGCTGGAACCCg TGGATATATGGCTCCTGAATACCTGAATCACGGGCAAATCTCAGCTAAATCTGATGTATATAGCTTCGGGGTTGTGCTTCTAGAGATGATAAGCGGTGGAAAAAACAATAGCTTCAAAGGGGAAGGACTTGCAGCTTAT GCATGGAAGAGATGGGTTGAAGGAAAGCCTGAGATTATAATTGATCCTTTCTTGGTAGAGAATCCTAGTAACGAGATCATTAAGTTGATTCAGATTGGTTTGTTGTGTGTTCAAGAGAATGCAGGGAATAGACCAACCATGAACTCGGTAATAGTTTGGCTAGGCAGTGAGACTATCATCATTCCTTTACCTAACGCTCCTGCTTTCACTGGAAGCATGTCCCAATCTGAGAAAGGTACAACGTCAATAAGCAACGTCTTCACGGAGTTGAGTTGTCGATAA